From a single Gimesia fumaroli genomic region:
- a CDS encoding bifunctional transcriptional activator/DNA repair enzyme AdaA: protein MNQTDKATNQTHSLPNGETMYAALVQRDSRFEGVFVAAIRTTGIFCRPSCSARKPKPENVEYFPDAKTALANGYRECKICRPLVALGSTPDWLQPLIEEVEQDTTIRLQAEDLRERGLDPVRVRRWFQKLHGMSFAAYLRMRRINQAFSQIQHKTPVTDAAFQSGYESLSGFGEGFKKTMGTAPAKSKGQQVIAVSRILTPLGPMLAGATEQGICLLEFTDRRMLETQLDRLQKRLNAKALPGDSPFFNRLEGQLRDYFTGKRTEFDLPLITPGTEFQQKVWAALQTIPCGETRSYSEQAEIIGQPTAVRAVARANGDNRIAILIPCHRVIGADGSLTGYGGGLWRKKRLLEIEHADVVKPK from the coding sequence ATGAATCAGACAGATAAAGCAACAAATCAGACGCATTCGCTGCCCAACGGTGAGACCATGTACGCAGCGCTGGTCCAGCGGGACAGCCGCTTTGAAGGCGTCTTCGTGGCGGCGATTCGGACGACGGGGATTTTCTGTCGGCCCTCCTGTTCGGCGCGCAAGCCGAAGCCGGAGAATGTGGAATATTTTCCCGATGCGAAAACCGCGCTCGCCAATGGTTACCGGGAATGCAAAATCTGTCGGCCGCTGGTGGCGCTGGGATCGACGCCCGACTGGCTGCAGCCGTTGATTGAAGAGGTTGAGCAAGACACCACCATTCGGCTGCAGGCCGAAGATTTGCGGGAACGGGGTCTCGATCCGGTACGCGTGCGTCGCTGGTTTCAGAAACTGCACGGCATGAGCTTTGCCGCCTATTTGCGCATGCGGCGCATTAATCAGGCCTTCAGTCAGATTCAACACAAAACGCCGGTCACCGACGCTGCTTTTCAGAGCGGCTACGAATCGCTTAGCGGGTTCGGCGAAGGCTTCAAGAAAACGATGGGTACGGCACCCGCCAAAAGTAAAGGTCAGCAGGTGATCGCCGTCAGCCGGATCTTGACCCCCCTCGGTCCGATGCTGGCGGGCGCGACGGAACAGGGAATCTGCCTGCTCGAATTCACCGATCGACGGATGCTGGAAACACAACTCGACCGATTACAAAAACGGCTCAACGCCAAAGCACTGCCCGGCGACAGTCCCTTCTTCAATCGACTGGAGGGACAACTCCGTGACTACTTTACCGGTAAGCGAACGGAATTCGATCTCCCACTGATCACACCGGGCACCGAGTTTCAGCAGAAAGTCTGGGCGGCACTGCAAACCATTCCCTGTGGCGAAACCCGCTCGTATTCCGAACAGGCGGAAATCATCGGCCAGCCAACAGCAGTCCGCGCCGTCGCCCGCGCCAACGGGGATAACCGGATCGCGATTTTGATTCCCTGCCACCGCGTCATCGGCGCCGACGGCAGCCTGACCGGTTACGGCGGCGGTTTATGGCGCAAGAAACGACTGTTAGAAATTGAACATGCCGACGTAGTAAAGCCAAAGTAA
- a CDS encoding DUF1572 family protein gives MDSTASFLSATINTFETNQKMAERAIEQVADDGLRVALDENTNSIAVIMKHVAGNLISRWTDFLTTDGEKPDRQRDDEFIDTFPERAELLAYWERGWSVLLDSLKSLTPDDLEKTVYIRGEAHTVPLAIQRSLGHTCYHVGQIVQVARIQAGDHWNTLTIPRGRSEEFNQKHWGDGKPSE, from the coding sequence ATGGACTCGACGGCCTCTTTTCTATCAGCCACCATCAACACGTTCGAAACCAATCAAAAAATGGCGGAGCGTGCCATCGAGCAGGTTGCAGATGACGGGCTGCGCGTCGCGCTGGATGAGAATACCAACTCCATTGCCGTGATTATGAAGCACGTCGCCGGGAATCTGATTTCGCGCTGGACCGATTTCCTGACGACCGACGGCGAGAAGCCGGACCGCCAGCGGGACGATGAATTTATCGATACGTTTCCCGAACGCGCAGAGTTGCTGGCGTACTGGGAGCGGGGCTGGTCGGTTCTGCTGGATTCGCTTAAAAGTCTGACGCCGGACGATCTGGAAAAAACCGTTTATATCCGCGGCGAAGCACACACGGTGCCGCTGGCAATCCAGCGCTCACTGGGCCATACCTGTTATCACGTGGGACAGATCGTGCAAGTCGCCCGCATCCAGGCCGGCGACCACTGGAACACGCTGACGATCCCCCGCGGCCGATCGGAAGAGTTCAATCAGAAGCACTGGGGTGACGGCAAGCCGAGTGAGTAA
- a CDS encoding leucine-rich repeat domain-containing protein, whose protein sequence is MQSRSRTIVALFAVAALVGGVCFLTMRDNQVEQVVPQAAPLPTPTSQATLIKLKQLGARWKRNQHGQVNWLDLKHLPIADDDLVILQELPEVRFVHLRAIQRAKGNHFTNAGLRHLLCLKKLEALDLSANHHLTSECFETLKQLKGLKSLNLEYTSFAEADLPELCQLKSLEILHVPQLPLNGTTIGYFEQMPLRELWGISNRNSDYTFQFLPRLTHLEKLLFQADVYVKDTDLVYLRHLKKIKTLKVVLTKGFRDTSQLKQLQDLRELEYLSLGQKEVFVDSFDNSGLLALAKLPALKKIEAARVDDRYLEAISHCAQLTELDLTGYGNQITPEGLTCLKNMRSLKSIDLERPLARHKTFEALGQVPSLERIALSGWVWRYRGKSPPPVGNAPLFEMSSLKHLQQMPHLKELKLDYLDLTDEALKHIGECKTLEGLSLINSNITNAGLLQLRDLAHLKNLDLTGSKIDLEAAYQLHQFIPDCVIEDIWFAGGGKMPPFLTDLQEWKTFRRKLHYELD, encoded by the coding sequence ATGCAGAGCAGATCTCGAACTATTGTAGCGTTGTTTGCAGTGGCCGCGTTGGTTGGCGGCGTCTGTTTCCTGACAATGCGCGATAACCAGGTGGAACAAGTCGTTCCACAAGCAGCACCTCTGCCCACGCCCACGTCGCAGGCTACATTGATCAAACTCAAGCAGCTGGGGGCGCGCTGGAAACGGAACCAACACGGGCAGGTCAACTGGTTGGATCTCAAACATTTACCCATTGCCGATGATGACCTGGTGATCCTGCAGGAATTACCGGAAGTTCGATTCGTGCATCTGCGCGCCATCCAGCGGGCGAAAGGGAACCACTTCACGAATGCCGGACTGCGTCATCTGTTATGCCTGAAAAAACTAGAAGCGCTCGACCTGAGTGCGAACCATCATCTGACAAGTGAATGCTTTGAAACGCTGAAGCAGTTGAAGGGGCTGAAGAGTCTCAATCTGGAATACACATCATTCGCTGAAGCCGATTTACCGGAACTATGCCAGCTTAAGAGTCTGGAGATTCTTCACGTCCCTCAACTTCCATTAAATGGAACGACGATTGGCTACTTCGAGCAAATGCCGCTACGGGAATTGTGGGGCATTTCCAATCGTAATTCCGATTACACATTTCAGTTTCTTCCCAGACTGACGCATCTGGAAAAACTGCTCTTCCAGGCGGACGTGTATGTCAAAGATACCGATCTGGTCTACCTGCGGCACCTCAAGAAAATAAAGACGTTAAAGGTCGTTTTAACAAAAGGTTTTCGTGATACGTCGCAGTTAAAGCAACTGCAGGATTTACGGGAACTGGAATATCTGTCTCTCGGACAGAAAGAGGTATTCGTCGATTCGTTCGACAATTCCGGTCTGCTGGCGCTGGCTAAGCTACCGGCTCTGAAAAAAATCGAAGCCGCGCGTGTTGATGATCGTTATCTGGAAGCCATCAGTCACTGCGCTCAGCTCACCGAACTTGATTTGACGGGATATGGGAATCAAATCACACCGGAAGGGCTTACATGTCTGAAAAACATGCGCAGTTTGAAAAGCATCGACCTGGAACGCCCTTTGGCACGCCACAAAACATTCGAAGCGCTGGGGCAGGTACCCTCGCTGGAACGCATTGCATTGAGCGGGTGGGTCTGGAGATACAGGGGGAAATCGCCGCCCCCTGTTGGCAACGCTCCTCTGTTTGAAATGAGCAGCCTGAAACATTTACAGCAAATGCCCCATTTGAAGGAGCTCAAGCTCGATTATCTGGATCTCACTGACGAAGCGCTCAAGCATATTGGTGAATGTAAAACGTTAGAAGGTCTTTCGCTGATCAATTCCAATATCACCAATGCGGGGCTATTGCAGTTGCGAGATCTAGCCCATCTGAAAAACCTGGATCTGACAGGCAGCAAAATTGACCTCGAAGCCGCTTATCAACTGCATCAATTCATTCCCGACTGCGTCATCGAAGATATCTGGTTTGCCGGGGGAGGAAAGATGCCCCCCTTTCTGACAGATCTGCAGGAGTGGAAAACGTTCCGGAGAAAACTTCACTATGAACTGGACTGA
- a CDS encoding potassium channel family protein: MTDSESLFSSDASQRNSQVHSRPFRKIITGIALFFFICLVAVIGYVSAGWKLEDSIYMVIITIFGVGYGEVQPIESSGLRALTIMVIIAGYGAVIYTIGGFMQMVIDGELNRALGARRMTKEIERLQGHTIICGVGRMGSILAKNLFAAKKPFVVIDCDERRLKAAEDQGYWVINGDASEEYILEQAGIRRAAVLATVLSADATNVFVTITAREMNPDVMIIARGENPKTEKKLIGCGANRVVLPTAIGASKVAQLIMRPTTENMLEQLTSEGAIKDELGHFGLQFEELQVTKDSTFANKTLDKIEVRSDRGFLVVAIRRADGEVEQDLSPDTKLLEGDAVIVLVHNNDIPHLSEKFAAKGIKITYRGVTAEI; the protein is encoded by the coding sequence ATGACCGATTCTGAATCTTTATTCTCTTCAGATGCGAGTCAGCGAAACAGTCAGGTGCATTCCAGGCCATTCCGTAAGATCATCACTGGAATTGCGCTGTTTTTTTTCATCTGTCTGGTCGCAGTCATCGGCTACGTCTCTGCCGGCTGGAAACTGGAAGATTCGATCTACATGGTGATCATCACCATTTTTGGCGTCGGTTACGGCGAAGTACAGCCCATCGAATCGTCTGGGCTGCGGGCACTCACGATCATGGTGATCATCGCCGGCTATGGCGCGGTGATCTATACCATCGGAGGCTTTATGCAGATGGTGATTGACGGCGAACTTAACCGGGCACTGGGAGCGAGAAGAATGACAAAAGAAATTGAACGTCTGCAAGGCCATACCATTATCTGCGGCGTCGGCCGCATGGGTTCGATCCTGGCAAAAAATCTGTTCGCCGCGAAGAAACCGTTTGTAGTCATTGACTGCGATGAACGTCGCCTGAAGGCAGCCGAGGATCAAGGCTACTGGGTAATTAACGGCGACGCCTCCGAAGAATATATCCTGGAACAGGCGGGCATCCGTCGGGCGGCGGTACTGGCAACAGTGCTCTCGGCCGACGCAACGAACGTGTTCGTCACCATCACCGCCCGTGAGATGAACCCCGATGTCATGATCATTGCCCGCGGCGAAAACCCCAAGACCGAGAAAAAGCTGATCGGCTGCGGTGCCAATCGGGTTGTGCTGCCAACCGCCATCGGTGCCTCTAAAGTCGCACAGCTCATCATGCGGCCCACAACGGAAAACATGCTGGAACAGCTCACCAGTGAGGGCGCGATCAAAGACGAACTGGGGCATTTCGGCCTGCAGTTCGAAGAATTACAGGTGACGAAGGACTCGACATTCGCGAACAAAACGCTGGATAAAATCGAAGTCCGCAGCGACCGCGGCTTTCTGGTGGTCGCCATCCGCCGGGCCGACGGCGAAGTTGAACAGGATCTCTCCCCCGATACCAAACTGCTGGAAGGCGACGCGGTGATTGTGCTCGTGCACAACAACGACATCCCGCACCTGTCCGAAAAATTCGCCGCCAAGGGGATTAAAATTACGTACCGGGGTGTGACCGCGGAGATCTAA
- a CDS encoding glutamine synthetase III family protein — MNFQQTPTGQLFNANVFSKNAMKKRLPKETYKKLVSTIEEGQKLDCSTADVVASAMKDWAIEKGATHYAHVFYPLTGSTAEKHDSFLSPDGDGGAIAEFSGSQLIQGEPDGSSFPTGGIRVTFEARGYTIWDVTSPAYILENSNGTTLCIPTAFVSWTGEALDKKTPVLRSMQALNIQAQRILKLFGHTSGDLVSSTAGPEQEYFLVDRNFYFARPDLLNAGRTLFGAKPPKGQEFDDHYFGAIPDRVLAFMFEAERELFKLGIPVKTRHNEVAPGQYEIAPMFESANIATDHQQLLMTTLRRTAEKHGMVCLTHEKPFAGVNGSGKHVNWSMGSASQGNLLDPGDTPHENAQFLLFCGAVIRAVHKFQGLLRAVVASASNDHRLGANEAPPAIISIFLGDQLTDVFEQIKAGGANSSIPKGTLTVGADVLPPLPKDAGDRNRTSPFAFTGNRFEFRAVGSNQSIAGPLVAMNTIVADSLEYCATKLEEATGGDPDKLHGELQKLLTEIMNEHGSIIFNGDGYSDEWHAEAEKRGLLNLKTTADALPILQTEEVKELFTKYEVLSERELESRLETYLEQYCMSIKVELNLTIKMAKTLIFPAAIRYQSELVTNCANLKMLGYDFDTNTLDNITELVKSMQDGIAELEAAAEENGSEDLLAEANYYCHTILPLMNKVRAVADELEGIVADDLWPLPTYQEMLFIK, encoded by the coding sequence ATGAATTTTCAGCAGACTCCTACGGGACAACTCTTCAACGCTAACGTGTTTTCCAAGAACGCCATGAAAAAACGGTTGCCTAAGGAAACCTACAAGAAATTGGTCAGCACGATTGAAGAGGGCCAGAAACTCGACTGCTCTACCGCAGACGTTGTCGCATCCGCCATGAAAGACTGGGCCATCGAAAAAGGGGCCACCCATTATGCACACGTCTTCTATCCCTTAACCGGTTCGACCGCTGAAAAACACGACAGCTTCCTATCACCAGATGGTGACGGCGGTGCGATTGCGGAATTCAGCGGTTCTCAGTTGATCCAGGGTGAACCCGATGGTTCGAGCTTCCCTACCGGCGGTATCCGTGTCACATTTGAAGCCCGCGGTTACACAATCTGGGACGTGACCAGCCCGGCTTACATCCTGGAAAACTCCAACGGAACGACACTCTGCATTCCCACGGCTTTTGTCTCCTGGACAGGCGAAGCCCTCGACAAGAAGACTCCCGTACTGCGTTCCATGCAGGCGTTGAATATTCAAGCACAACGTATCTTAAAACTGTTCGGCCACACTTCTGGCGATCTGGTTTCGTCCACCGCAGGTCCTGAGCAGGAATACTTCCTGGTTGACCGTAATTTCTATTTTGCACGCCCCGACCTGCTCAATGCGGGACGAACACTGTTCGGTGCGAAGCCTCCCAAAGGGCAGGAATTTGATGACCACTATTTTGGTGCGATTCCCGACCGTGTGCTGGCCTTCATGTTTGAAGCCGAACGCGAACTGTTTAAACTCGGAATTCCCGTCAAAACCCGTCACAACGAAGTGGCACCCGGGCAATACGAAATTGCACCAATGTTTGAATCAGCAAACATCGCGACGGACCATCAACAACTGCTGATGACCACACTGCGTCGTACTGCAGAAAAGCACGGCATGGTCTGCCTGACACACGAAAAACCGTTCGCTGGTGTAAACGGTTCCGGAAAGCATGTTAACTGGTCCATGGGCAGTGCCTCACAGGGTAACCTGCTTGATCCCGGTGACACACCACACGAAAACGCCCAGTTCCTGTTGTTCTGTGGTGCCGTCATTCGTGCCGTCCATAAATTCCAGGGCCTGCTGCGAGCCGTTGTCGCATCTGCTTCAAACGATCATCGTCTGGGTGCCAACGAAGCTCCACCGGCGATCATCTCAATCTTCCTGGGCGATCAGTTAACCGACGTCTTCGAACAGATCAAAGCAGGTGGTGCTAACTCATCGATCCCCAAGGGAACGTTGACCGTGGGTGCCGATGTTCTGCCACCACTGCCGAAAGATGCCGGCGACCGAAACCGAACCAGTCCGTTCGCCTTCACCGGCAACCGATTTGAATTCCGTGCCGTTGGTTCCAACCAGTCAATCGCCGGTCCATTGGTCGCGATGAATACCATCGTTGCTGATTCACTGGAATACTGTGCAACCAAGCTGGAAGAAGCCACTGGTGGTGATCCTGACAAACTGCACGGCGAATTGCAGAAACTGCTGACGGAGATCATGAATGAGCATGGTTCCATCATCTTCAATGGCGATGGATACAGTGATGAATGGCATGCCGAAGCAGAAAAACGGGGTCTGTTGAATCTGAAGACTACCGCCGATGCTTTGCCGATTCTTCAGACTGAAGAAGTCAAAGAACTGTTTACCAAATACGAAGTCCTGTCGGAACGCGAACTGGAAAGCCGACTGGAAACCTACCTGGAACAGTACTGCATGTCGATCAAGGTCGAATTGAACCTGACGATTAAAATGGCAAAGACTTTGATCTTCCCTGCAGCCATTCGTTATCAAAGCGAACTGGTGACCAATTGTGCCAACCTGAAAATGCTGGGGTATGATTTTGATACCAACACGTTGGACAATATCACCGAACTGGTCAAATCCATGCAGGACGGTATCGCCGAACTGGAAGCGGCTGCTGAAGAAAACGGATCGGAAGATCTGCTCGCAGAAGCCAATTACTACTGCCACACAATCCTGCCTCTGATGAATAAGGTGCGTGCGGTAGCCGATGAACTGGAAGGAATTGTAGCCGACGATCTCTGGCCACTACCCACCTACCAGGAAATGCTGTTCATCAAGTAA
- a CDS encoding endonuclease/exonuclease/phosphatase family protein, with the protein MWGGDFNANPRDPIFRELPASLQDAFSTAGAGWGNTITNEFPFLRIDQIWSNDAFQPLNVVSEPAFDTDHRVVITDLMFE; encoded by the coding sequence TTGTGGGGGGGCGACTTCAACGCCAACCCCCGGGATCCAATCTTCCGGGAACTGCCGGCGTCGCTACAGGATGCTTTTTCAACCGCCGGTGCGGGCTGGGGAAATACGATCACGAATGAATTTCCTTTTTTGCGAATCGACCAGATCTGGAGCAATGATGCGTTTCAACCATTGAATGTCGTTTCCGAACCCGCTTTCGACACTGACCATCGCGTGGTCATCACGGATTTAATGTTCGAATGA
- a CDS encoding sulfatase, with protein sequence MLRLAGRVFWFVLILLTVPKVVTAAPLNVVYIIVDDLGAHDLSCYGNSLHQTPHIDRLANESMKFTQAYAASPVCSPTRASLMTGKNPARLKMTVWHEQAKSQRKTKRPLIDGKSLPNLSHDETTIAEHLHRADYRTLHVGKWHLGEAGYYPESHGFEVNIGGTLWGAPQTFFYPFSGSKHYGNEFRYVPGLLERSEKDDYLTDRLTDEAIRLLKSSTEKPFFLNMAFHTVHTPIEGKPAVVQEYQAKIKPGSPWQNAEYAAMVASLDENVGRILRTLDELKLADKTAVILMSDNGGFINKYDGKTVTSNHPLRSGKGSLYEGGIRIPLLVRWPGVTEAGSVSAEPVVTSDLYPTLIDLLQLEADKEHNQRDGVSLKPLLTGSQKKLQRDRLHFHYPHYYPTTTPASAIRVGNWKLIHYYEDGRNELYDLKQDPSETTDVSNQNPAQTQQLWDDLHGWLKSVEASFPQENPDRRK encoded by the coding sequence ATGCTGCGCTTGGCCGGGAGAGTGTTCTGGTTCGTTTTGATTCTGCTGACCGTGCCAAAGGTTGTGACCGCGGCGCCGCTGAATGTCGTGTATATCATTGTCGATGATCTGGGGGCGCATGATCTGTCCTGTTATGGGAATTCGCTGCATCAGACGCCGCACATCGATCGGCTGGCGAACGAGAGTATGAAGTTCACGCAGGCCTACGCAGCTTCACCGGTCTGCAGTCCGACGCGGGCGTCGCTGATGACCGGCAAGAACCCGGCCCGGCTCAAGATGACGGTCTGGCATGAACAGGCCAAGTCACAGCGCAAAACGAAACGGCCTTTAATCGATGGCAAATCGCTGCCGAACCTTTCGCACGACGAGACCACCATCGCCGAACACCTGCACCGGGCGGATTACCGGACGCTGCATGTCGGCAAATGGCATCTGGGGGAAGCCGGCTATTATCCTGAGAGTCACGGCTTCGAAGTCAACATCGGCGGCACACTCTGGGGTGCACCGCAAACCTTCTTTTATCCCTTCTCCGGTTCGAAGCATTATGGAAACGAATTTCGCTATGTGCCGGGTCTGCTGGAGCGGAGTGAGAAGGATGACTACCTGACCGATCGGCTGACCGACGAAGCAATCCGCCTGTTGAAGTCTTCCACAGAGAAACCATTTTTTCTGAACATGGCGTTTCACACCGTGCATACCCCCATTGAAGGCAAGCCGGCGGTGGTGCAGGAGTATCAAGCGAAAATCAAGCCGGGCTCCCCCTGGCAGAACGCCGAGTACGCGGCAATGGTGGCCAGCCTGGACGAAAACGTGGGACGAATTTTGCGCACACTGGATGAACTGAAACTCGCCGACAAAACGGCAGTGATCCTGATGTCCGACAATGGGGGCTTCATCAACAAGTACGACGGAAAAACCGTCACCAGCAATCACCCGCTCCGTTCGGGAAAGGGGTCACTCTACGAAGGGGGCATCCGCATTCCCCTGCTGGTCCGCTGGCCGGGCGTGACGGAGGCGGGAAGTGTCTCAGCCGAGCCGGTGGTAACGTCGGACCTGTATCCCACGTTGATTGATCTATTGCAACTCGAAGCAGACAAAGAACACAATCAACGGGACGGCGTCTCATTGAAGCCACTGCTGACCGGTTCCCAAAAGAAATTACAACGCGACCGGCTGCACTTCCATTACCCGCACTACTATCCGACAACAACACCTGCCAGCGCCATCCGAGTCGGCAACTGGAAGCTGATCCACTACTACGAAGACGGCCGTAATGAACTGTATGACCTGAAACAGGATCCTTCCGAAACGACCGATGTCTCCAATCAGAACCCCGCGCAGACACAACAGCTGTGGGACGACCTACACGGCTGGTTAAAATCGGTGGAGGCAAGTTTCCCGCAGGAGAACCCGGATCGGCGAAAGTGA
- a CDS encoding sll1863 family stress response protein, translating to MRNLTPCLLSLSLLLVACENQSPSDSAPVEKKVTGDDVKKEVGEAIDTAKDFTAQKKDEYAKQINKKLADLNVKIEEMQAKGAKLKDDAKAKWDEKMKDLEAKRAELNEKLEQVKDSSADAWAGLKKDIESAWDNLKKSFDDAEEQISESV from the coding sequence ATGCGAAATTTGACTCCCTGTTTATTGAGCTTAAGTCTGTTACTGGTCGCGTGTGAGAATCAGAGTCCCTCTGACTCTGCCCCCGTTGAAAAGAAGGTGACGGGTGACGATGTCAAAAAAGAAGTCGGCGAAGCCATTGATACCGCAAAAGATTTTACGGCACAAAAGAAGGATGAGTATGCAAAACAGATCAACAAAAAACTGGCGGATCTGAATGTGAAAATTGAAGAGATGCAAGCCAAAGGGGCCAAGCTGAAGGACGATGCCAAAGCGAAATGGGATGAGAAGATGAAAGATCTCGAAGCGAAGCGTGCTGAGTTGAATGAGAAGCTGGAGCAGGTCAAAGATTCTTCAGCCGATGCCTGGGCAGGCCTGAAAAAAGACATTGAGTCTGCCTGGGATAACCTGAAGAAATCCTTCGACGATGCAGAAGAGCAAATCAGCGAGTCCGTTTAA
- a CDS encoding endonuclease/exonuclease/phosphatase family protein, translating to MPRDSLKFVSYNIHSCRSPRMAPSLEDVVNVIENTGADVVALQEVDVNCPRTDRVNQVEEIGRRLGMTPHFFSLVDWAQFEHPRENEGLYGLAFLSRMNLRLLDLNQVHLPVVSPLSEPRGVFQMQFDWEGKPFSILNTHLSVQRRENILQIEALHELMQQVCSERGPCVLMGDFNSPGRTRAMKRLRSVMQECIPRGSPRSTFPSRFPMLQLDRIFTGGGLESYPSQVLISPSARKASDHLPIQVELKL from the coding sequence GTGCCGAGAGACTCGCTGAAATTTGTGTCGTACAATATTCATTCCTGTCGCTCACCCCGCATGGCGCCTTCTCTGGAAGACGTTGTGAATGTGATTGAGAACACTGGGGCTGATGTGGTCGCTTTGCAGGAAGTCGATGTGAACTGCCCTCGCACCGACCGGGTCAATCAGGTGGAAGAGATCGGGCGGCGGCTGGGAATGACGCCGCATTTTTTCAGCCTGGTCGACTGGGCTCAGTTTGAGCATCCTCGTGAAAACGAGGGATTGTACGGCCTCGCTTTTCTCTCGCGAATGAATTTGCGCCTGCTCGATTTGAATCAAGTTCACTTGCCTGTTGTGAGCCCGTTAAGCGAACCACGGGGTGTGTTTCAAATGCAATTTGACTGGGAAGGAAAGCCGTTCTCGATTTTGAATACGCATCTCAGTGTGCAGCGTCGAGAAAATATCCTTCAGATCGAGGCATTACATGAGCTGATGCAACAGGTCTGTTCGGAGAGAGGCCCCTGTGTGCTCATGGGGGATTTCAATTCACCGGGACGCACTCGCGCAATGAAGCGATTACGGTCTGTGATGCAAGAATGCATTCCGAGGGGATCGCCGCGTTCCACTTTTCCCAGCCGTTTTCCCATGCTACAATTGGATCGTATTTTTACTGGCGGCGGTTTGGAATCTTATCCCAGTCAGGTTCTCATCTCGCCGAGTGCTCGTAAAGCCTCTGATCACTTGCCTATTCAAGTGGAATTGAAACTTTGA